Within the Eucalyptus grandis isolate ANBG69807.140 chromosome 1, ASM1654582v1, whole genome shotgun sequence genome, the region TGCTACGCCAACTATACCTATGTATAGTGACGTCTATGTCCACCTCAACAAGCTACTTTTGATGAGGATTCCATTATTAGTATATGATCTCAACCGTTTAGGCTGAAATTTATTAAACGACTAAAATCCGTTGCATTTCAATTCAAATGTGAAAGTAAATGCCTCCTCAAAACCATGGACTCACCTCTAAAAATTGACATTGAATTGCTAGACACAATCGAAAAGCTTACTGAAAAAAATAAGATAGATGTATTCGGTGCATGTGAATCCAATTTATATTCCATCAAGTGAGGTGAGCTCTTACGTGAGTTGGGAATACAATTTGGATTTTCTCGTCGACGGAGCTGACCGAGAAAATCACGACCAGGTGAAAATTGCTGGAGAAACTTTCGTCTGAACGTACGACCCCATCTACTTGTGatgcttagttttttttttttattccccacGTGATCGGTAAGTAAAGAAGACAAAATGTAAAACAGAGGTGGCAAAGTCAAGTTTCTCCTGCAAATCCGTACGTTTAGCTCCCCGACAAAagcagaaaaagagagagagagaacagaatACAACGTAAGCCACTACGCAACATGTTATGCAATTATTATACGAACGTAATAGATATACTAAAAATTGTATTCCTAAGATTAAATGTGGTCGGGTAATTtcttaatataaaaaagatCTAAATTCAAAAAGTCCAACATAATTCTAACGTTATTAGTCAATTCTTACTACTCAGCCGCCTCGTCAGCCAAATAACCTTAATAGACTAATGGGAttacatttcttattttaacgTGTTGGTATTAGCAAGCATTACTTCCaattaaaatgatattttttcttccctcttcctAGGACAATGTTCCCGAATTTTATAGTCCTGAATTCAGATATGATTTTTTAAGGGTTTTACTCGGTTATCACTCTCTAAaacaatttaattgataaaaccATTGATTAATCCGAATTAGTTGGAGTCGACGTCATCGGACCCGTCTCGTCACCGACCTGCTCCACACGCGTTCGCACATGGTTTGAATCCGTCGAAGGTGCGACGATGTTTCTTGCTCCACAGCAGCCAATATAAGCTTCCCTCGACATTGCCAGATTGTATCCTTCACACTTACAGGAGACAGCGTCTCGGCTTTTCCTCATCAAAACTCCCTCTTACGATCCAAACCTCAGTGCACGCTTATAAAGCTCAAGAGCCACCGTTCTCTCTTCCCATTAATTTGTAACCCAACCCCTTTGCTCTCTCATTGAATCATCCGTTGCATTGCAGCGAAGATTGACATGAAGAACCAAAGCAACGCCATCCTCTTCTCTGCcttttccctcttccttcttcttgcacTGGGGAGCGCAGCAGCAGAATTCATACCCGTAGAAACTGGTAATGCCCCGCCgtctcatttcatttcattttttccctacgcaaccaaaaaaaaaaaaaaaaaaaaatgaaagttaacGTAGACTGTATTAGATACATGACCTGACTAATGTTGTGAAATCTATAGCACTTGCGTAAAACTTTGTTTTTGCTATATTTTCCTCGACTTTTGGCAGCAGGAAGCCGGACTTCTTATATCGGGAGGTAGAAATACAGATATTACCTACGTGTATATTGATTAGTAAAACTTGCATGTGGGTGATGTCCAACCTAGCGATCAGAGGCCTGAAGAACACGTCTTGTTTTATATAGTACCGAATGAAAGCTGCGATTGTAATATTTTGTGTGACGATGTGTGTAAACTGTGAAGAGGATGAGCGAGAGTTCGATTACATACCCGGGAGCGAGAAGGGGCCAATGCACTGGGGGGAGCTAAGGAAAGATTGGGAAGCATGCAAGAAAGGCGAAATGCAGTCGCCGATCGACCTGTCGAGCCAGAGAGTGCAGGTGATGCCCAAGCTGGGGGAGATAGAGAGGAGCCACAAGCCCAGCAATGCGACCCTCAAGAACAGAGGCCACGACATTTCTGTAAGTTTTATTTTGCATCTAATTCATACTACTCCAATGTCCACAGGGAAAAATACATGAAACATGATTTATAAGGAAAAGTGAAATCACGTATGTGGCTaatgtcctctctctctctctctctctctctgtttacATTGGTGCTTATGTTTGTACAAATGGGAGAATTTTTTGGTTCAAATCATGTTTGCCTTGGTTTGAACCCAAACAAATTagccttttttgttttttttttcctattttacaCCCAGAGCATATATATCGAATTCAATTAAAGACCAAAGTctgatttcaattttaaatgttaaaattaatttatgtccAATTCCATCAAATCAGAATTTGCTTTAAGTAGTGTGTGGCTCTTGCAAATTTCATACTGGTATTTGAAACTGAAAGAACAATTTCATCATCACATTTATTAGGTGAAGAAACTTTGCTAATTGTCCATAgacattattatttttcactaTATGGTATTCCAATACATGACATCACTTTGAACACCTAACATTCTTTAAATCATGATGGAGGTCTATATTAAATAACACTGTCGAACTTCTTAATTTTTAAGGTCGGGTTGTGCCTTTTGGAGTGCCTTTTCAATGGCTTTAAGCCATCCAATGAGGCACATCCAAGTTCCATCATAAAACAAAAAGCTAATATATTAATTACAAAGACATTTGATGGTCTTAAAAGCAATTGTTTATGTCTTTGGGTCTTCCGATGTTTGATACAAAAAAGGTTAGACAGCTAATTACGTGTTGTTTATGCGATCGAGTGCAGCTTCAATGGGACACGGGCAACGCTGGATCAATTAAGATTAACGGCACAgaatattttctccaacaatgTCACTGGCATTCACCTTCCGAGCATACGATTAACGGCAGaaggtctctctttctctttcagaTTACAGAAACATGCAATCATTACTGAATTAGTATGATAgttgcaataaaatgaatatggACCATAAAAATTAATGAGCCTCGTATTGAATTCTATGCAAATCTCACCAGATTCAATCGGTTTAAGTTTGCTTTAAGACATCTACTGGAGTCATTGCATATCTCCATCAAGCATCATCTATATTTGCGTCAGGTGGATAACATTAACAGTTGCTTTGGGCACACATATACGTACTTAGGTATGCATTGGAGCTGCACATGGTTCATGTAAGCACAGACCCGACTGTTAAGAATAATATTGCTGTTGTTGGACTCCTCTACAAGACTGGCGTACCAGATGCTTTCCTTTCCAAGGTAACTTCATGTGCATATCGTGTGTCGTTGCCTCTTTGTGCCCTAATATATTTATGCTCTTCATTGTTTCGTTTCATCTCTGAAATctcataaaattagaaaatattgattATATTGTTCATGCTAATTTGGATTTAAGCATATTTGTTGAACTTGTTGTACAATAAATATTGGATTTTCCAAGCGCTGACCATGTAGGTcataagaaaattcaatccCTTGAGTAATTGTGaacttttaattaatcatttaatcACTATAAAGATTCAAAAACTCATCATGAAAGCCATGTTCCCCTTTTACGGTCATGGGAAAGCAACCATGTTCTCGCAAATATGTCTGGATCATAAGTTGCTGCTTTAATTAATTTGCGGCTAATTTCCCAGAGAAATGCTAAATTTATTAGAATTAGTTCACAAAATCTATTCACGAAAGTGGCCTGTAGTTCTAGGTAATCAAATCACTTAATGGCATTATATGTTTTCGTGCACTTCGCACATTTCCTATTGCCTTGTGCAAAATCATATGCTTCCAATTGTGAGTGATGTATGGTGAATTAATGTTTCAGTTAATGGGGAGCGTATGGTCTATGTCTGACAAAGAGGATGAGAGAAAGATGGGGACCATTGATCCAAGAGAGATCAAGATGGGTGGCAAGAACTACTTGAGATATATGGGCTCTCTCACTACCCCTCCTTGCACAGAAGGTGTCATATGGACTATCAACAAAAAGGTAACGCATGCCCACCAACGCACTTTCATACCTAGTTAAGTGTTTCTTACCTCGTCTATCAGCCTAGTGTTTAAGTAACCCTTGCATTCGATAATCCAACAGATGGGCACTGTATCAAAGGACCAAATCAAGTTGCTCAGAGAGGCTGTTCATGATGTAAGCACGCTAATTTCTTGGTTACATCCATCTAATGGTCAATGATGCTCACTTAATTCTAACTTCTGATTTTCATAGACATCGCGAGTGATGCACTAGGCGAGCAATTagttttcataaattatatagaagtaatcaataaaaaaaggagCAATTCTCTCACAGTTAATCTAGTTAGGTTAGAGATGGCAATGATCCTGGTTTGGTTAAGCAAtggaaataatgaaaataatatgacAGGAAGAGTTGTTTCGTCCTCCAGCCATGCCTAATAAGTATGGACGTCGCCCACATTTAATCCTTTAATTAAGTTTATACGTGGATGATGTTATAAGTTGCAACTCACTAATGGTTTTGGAGAATAATATTGTTTTTGGCAAAAATATATCGACATCTCATGAATAATTCAAATTGCAGTATGCAGAGAAGAATGCAAGGCCTGTGCAGCAACTGAATACAAGAGAGATCCACTTCTACCAACCAAATGAAGCGGCAACACGAAATTAACCTTTTTTAGATCATTGATTTATTACCGGGATCCTTGTAAACTAGAAGCTAAGAAAAGGTAGATGTTATTTAACGGCATTAGGGTTGCTAAATCTACTTTTAGAGATATTTAGAATATTTGGGATATTCTGGATatcttttgattgattataattaATTTGTAATATTCTTTTACTTTAAATAGTTGTTCTGTATAATGTATAAGTTAACTCAGGCACTCCTCAATATTACACAatgaaatatacaaaaaatttctcaaatctaTTTTACGCATCATTCTCAACTTTGTATAAGCATTATCGTATCTTAAGAAGTATCATTGATATGTTTCCAATAAACACCAATCGCATAGGTCATGTTTCTCTATGATAATCGTTATGACGTCAACCGCATAGATCACATCACTCCATCATACTCATCATGATACCAATTGCACAGACTGCATCACTCCCATTTCCCTCCAAACACTTAGCATTAGTtgttgtttgagatttttccatTGCTCctttcgggaaaaaaaaaaaaaaaactctaccACCGGACTCGCCGTCCTTAGATTATGAGATCCTAAAATTTCGTAGTGAACGGGCACTGAAAGTTGCCCCACGTGCCGCCCCGTTTTGGACCCATGGGAGCTGTTCAACATGGAACACGCCTCACGCGCTGCCAATATCCTTTATCTGTGAGATCCACACGCTCATATGCGTTGCACGTGACTAGACCTCTAGCGCGGTCTTTGCTGACATCACCCTAAATTACTGCGACTTCATCTGCCACATTACCTTGCCACGTCCTCATTGACTGTTGACCATTGAATGTGTTGACCAGAAGTTGATCAATCGGTTCCTAAGGTATTTCAACATGTTAAATCCATTTTTTGGCGTTTTTTTCTCTATATCTGCACTCCAAATACTAGTTTCTTAGCATTCCTTATACAAAGTCGCTGCTTTTAAACTAGTAAGTGTACTTAATGGATGAAACGGATGTTTCTATACCTAATTAAACCGTTTTGAATGGATCAAATTACATATTATGGGCTTAAGAAGTTAACATgtactttttttgttcaaatgaTTTCACCTCAACAAGGCCACATATGTTTGTATGTACAAACTCTAGAGGTTGTTTTTTCTCTTCCGGTTTTTTCAACCGGAAAAAATTCTCGACATTATTTTCCAACAAGACATCCTTCACACGGGCAATCTAGACTGTCAATCAAAGGTATGCTAGTCACCATCTTTTTTTGGACTAGTAATTTTAGTCCACAAAAATTTAGATGACCAAACTAATGATGCCACAACCAATTACTATCTTTGATCAACGCTTAAAAGTTGAAAAGATTCTTTGTTTGAAAAGTTAGAGGGAACATCCAGTTCATCATctgtgtcacgccccaatcctcgggcATGTACTCATTCTTCACCTTTGGTCGATTAATAACGATTTCTCAGGACGTATCGCCgactctttcattttaatacgtatgcggaagcatataattatttcccagataataaaacaatggaatagaTTAGTAGGGCTATAGCTTTTTTAACATGAAAAGCCATAACCACGCTTTTATACAATACAACCACATAATATATATGACAATACTATTCACTAAAGTCTGATCTATCACAAATTAGTCCCCAACCCAGGGTTTGCAAATAGGATGGGACCTCAGTCCTCATCTGAGTTGTACTCTGGATTATCCTCTAGATCCTCCTCAGGTTCCTCATCAAGATCATCCTCTTTAGGTTATTCCTCCTCAAGTTCCTCTTCCTCGAGTTCCTCTTCCTCGGGTTCCTCTTCCCAGTTCTCTtcttgtggcatcccaaaattcaatgtcaagccataaggtgtgttaaagtctttaattaggtgataacatttcccatggcttatgctttagccattagtcctttaaatagatgatttgtgcatatgattgtgagaatttaaatttgatagattaatgataataatctatgcttggccatgcactttataaattaaatttcaataaacaaaatgtcacaagactttggccatattgaatattaaaaaaattttaaaaaatatttatagaagaaattaaaaaaaaagggggaaaagtcaatttttaggttgggccttaggcccattggcctaagcttagtgggccgaatggccagcccaattaggcccacggaggggctgtcgaccagcccaagagggTGGCCCGATAGtggccggcccaagcccaagcccataaGACAAGTGGCAATAGACCTTCATGTATTGGCTTAGagaagaaggccatgcattggccatagATAAGGCAAGCAATGATTATCAATGATGAGAATTAGGGGgtataaaaagggaagagagagagaagagtggcCGGTTTTACCccattcggccgagagagagagagagtgagagagagagaggtttcgagagagaggaggagtggccgagagagagaggaggaggaaaccgccgtccgtccgccgtgtgccgccgtgctcgccgccttacgccgtcgaccgaccggtctagaggcaagtgggagtcctctagctgctcttgcatgtgtgtatgttacttgcatgttgaatttttgggtgtttaggtgagaaaaaccgaagtatggatggTTTGTGTTTGAATAGTTTGGCTGTTTTCACTCGAACAGTGTGAGTCAggatgttgtgtgagcttgcatgaatgtttagagtccgattttggcttcgatttcttcatgaaagttgtagctaacatcttgaactataacatactaaaatttcgtggaaaatgatggatatttgagtggttaaagtctcatcctacggagacctcagatctggaaagattttactgaccttttgttggatttgtggttgcatgttgatttgtgctaagaatatttcttctatatcttcatgaaagttgtaggggacaccttaaaatacaacatattcaaattttaagtgaaatgaacaagtatagcctagtaaatcgactagatcttgaagacggtaattctggagatgtatttcgggacacccgagacttcatggacctaaatgacgaccataatctggttatttgacttagatctcttcatgaaacttgta harbors:
- the LOC104439111 gene encoding alpha carbonic anhydrase 7; the protein is MKNQSNAILFSAFSLFLLLALGSAAAEFIPVETEDEREFDYIPGSEKGPMHWGELRKDWEACKKGEMQSPIDLSSQRVQVMPKLGEIERSHKPSNATLKNRGHDISLQWDTGNAGSIKINGTEYFLQQCHWHSPSEHTINGRRYALELHMVHVSTDPTVKNNIAVVGLLYKTGVPDAFLSKLMGSVWSMSDKEDERKMGTIDPREIKMGGKNYLRYMGSLTTPPCTEGVIWTINKKMGTVSKDQIKLLREAVHDYAEKNARPVQQLNTREIHFYQPNEAATRN